The following coding sequences lie in one Drosophila sulfurigaster albostrigata strain 15112-1811.04 chromosome 2R, ASM2355843v2, whole genome shotgun sequence genomic window:
- the LOC133837185 gene encoding enhancer of split mdelta protein, translated as MAVEGQRFMTKTQHYRKVTKPLLERKRRARMNLYLDELKDLIVDTMDAQGEQVSKLEKADILELTVNYLKTQQQQRLACGTSAAAITPTATAPTSPSSTQLNFDKFRAGYTQAAYEVSHIFSTVPGLDLKFGTHLMKQLGHQLKDIKHQLNSPSPVPSEDASEPVNLADCKQQRATTPDEDLEKGEDVWRPW; from the coding sequence ATGGCCGTGGAGGGTCAAAGATTTATGACAAAGACACAGCACTACCGCAAGGTCACCAAGCCATTGCTGGAGCGAAAGCGTCGTGCTCGTATGAATCTGTACTTGGACGAGCTGAAAGATTTGATTGTGGATACAATGGACGCACAGGGTGAACAGGTTAGCAAACTGGAGAAGGCCGACATACTGGAGCTGACGGTTAACTATCTAAAgacccaacagcagcagcgtttgGCTTGTGGCACAAGTGCTGCTGCCATCACACCAACCGCAACCGCTCCAACATCACCGTCTTCAACCCAATTGAACTTTGATAAATTTCGTGCTGGCTACACACAGGCTGCCTACGAAGTCTCACATATCTTCTCCACGGTGCCCGGTTTGGATCTGAAGTTTGGCACACATTTGATGAAGCAATTGGGACATCAGCTTAAAGATATAAAGCATCAGCTGAATAGTCCCAGCCCCGTGCCCAGCGAGGATGCCAGCGAACCCGTCAACCTGGCGGATTGCAAGCAACAGCGTGCCACAACTCCAGACGAAGATCTCGAGAAGGGAGAGGATGTCTGGCGACCCTGGTGA